Proteins from one Caulobacter sp. 73W genomic window:
- a CDS encoding TonB-dependent receptor: MRLNVICGASALALLWGGAAVAQESAEVEEIVVTGSRIARTDYVAESPIVTVGADAIAARGPATLDATFNQMPQFAASNANSGSSPARQGRNNANLRGLGIQRTLVLIDGRRTQPSDALGAVDLNTITPALVENVEIITGGASAIYGSDAIAGVVNFKLKRDFEGLELDASYGITDRNDAEAVSFSATFGAGANDDRGRIVAAVTYFDRQGAYRDSRPFFERSGFASALQGGGFVSAASNLPSQAVLNTVFGRYGAGTPARNASFGVNRDGTIFTTAAPILNLRYPDDDPYVTYEDRVVFPLGNTLPLQTPIERYTAFVRGSYDVTDDVEAYFQFNHMHYDSAYSRAGWSAGSGTPAGLIPVTNPFIPADLRTILASRPNPNAPANFVFSTSRIGRTDYQFAYDLNETVLGVKGKVPFRDWTFDVYGSYGTTKTNETSSGFVNIAAWNTLVNAADGGASICPGGFNPFIPAALEDTPGQEGCYNFLNRNLKETTELTQQIVEGSLQGGLLALPAGQVRFAAGASYRRATYEYAPDNARVYNEVWPVQLTGPTDGSYNVREIFAEVFVPVLRDLPFIDELNLDLALRHSDYNLVGGVNTYKASVDWALGAGLRARGGYQRAIRAPSLGELYAPPERASAALGSTAIGAGDPCDVGGRLRNAALNPNAAQVRGLCLAQGVGASIIDIYRFAGSSVGGLASGNEALEEEKANTITAGLVWQSRFDTPLLRRLSASVDYYNIEVEDAIGVITAQVGLSRCFNADGQSNPTYDPTNFYCSLTERNANGGIETQRQPTLNLAAYKTSGVDVQVDWGFDLADIGLGDSGALSFNLIVTRLLDYKIQNLAGAPFLDYAGTIGNSQIDSGAIGFPDWKVALTSGWRKGPLEVRLSYRWNDSMSHYSAVGVANSTLPGVKTRQYFDLAASYQFDEKTRLRAGVQNLLDEAPPGWVGQGATDLALYDLLQRRYSIGLTRRF; this comes from the coding sequence ATGCGGTTGAACGTCATCTGCGGCGCCTCGGCGCTCGCCTTGCTGTGGGGGGGCGCGGCGGTCGCCCAGGAGTCGGCCGAAGTCGAGGAGATCGTCGTCACTGGATCGCGCATCGCGCGGACCGACTATGTGGCCGAAAGCCCGATCGTGACGGTGGGGGCCGACGCCATCGCCGCCCGCGGGCCGGCGACCCTAGACGCCACCTTCAACCAGATGCCGCAGTTCGCGGCCAGCAACGCCAACAGCGGCTCCAGTCCCGCCCGCCAGGGGCGCAACAACGCCAACCTGCGCGGCCTGGGCATCCAGCGCACCCTGGTGCTGATCGACGGGCGCCGCACCCAGCCCTCCGACGCGCTGGGTGCTGTTGACCTCAACACCATCACCCCAGCCTTGGTGGAGAACGTCGAAATCATCACCGGCGGCGCCTCGGCCATCTATGGCTCGGACGCCATCGCCGGGGTGGTCAACTTCAAGCTCAAGCGTGACTTCGAAGGCCTGGAGCTCGACGCCTCCTACGGGATCACCGACCGCAACGACGCCGAGGCGGTTTCCTTCTCGGCGACCTTCGGCGCGGGCGCCAACGATGACCGCGGCCGCATCGTCGCCGCTGTCACCTATTTCGATCGCCAAGGCGCCTATCGCGACAGCCGCCCCTTCTTCGAGCGCTCGGGGTTCGCCTCGGCCCTGCAGGGCGGGGGCTTCGTCTCGGCGGCCAGCAACCTGCCGTCCCAGGCGGTGCTCAACACCGTGTTCGGACGCTACGGCGCAGGCACGCCGGCGCGCAACGCCTCCTTCGGGGTCAACCGTGACGGCACGATCTTCACGACCGCCGCGCCGATCCTCAACCTGCGGTATCCGGATGACGACCCTTACGTGACCTACGAGGATCGGGTGGTCTTCCCGCTTGGCAACACCTTGCCGCTGCAGACCCCGATCGAGCGCTACACCGCTTTCGTGCGCGGCTCCTACGACGTGACGGACGATGTGGAAGCCTACTTCCAGTTCAACCACATGCATTACGACAGCGCCTATAGCCGCGCCGGCTGGTCGGCGGGCTCGGGCACGCCCGCTGGCCTGATCCCGGTCACCAACCCATTCATTCCAGCCGACCTACGCACGATCCTGGCCTCACGGCCAAACCCGAATGCGCCGGCCAACTTCGTCTTCAGCACCAGCCGCATCGGCCGCACCGACTACCAGTTCGCCTATGACCTGAACGAGACGGTCCTGGGGGTGAAGGGCAAGGTGCCGTTCCGCGACTGGACGTTCGACGTCTACGGCTCCTACGGCACGACCAAGACGAATGAGACCAGCTCGGGCTTCGTCAACATCGCCGCCTGGAACACCCTGGTGAACGCCGCCGACGGCGGCGCCTCGATCTGCCCCGGCGGGTTCAATCCGTTCATCCCCGCCGCTCTCGAGGACACCCCGGGGCAGGAGGGCTGCTACAACTTCCTCAACCGCAATCTCAAAGAGACGACCGAGCTTACTCAGCAGATCGTCGAAGGATCGTTGCAGGGCGGCCTCTTGGCGCTGCCGGCGGGCCAGGTGCGGTTCGCCGCCGGCGCCAGCTATCGCCGCGCCACCTATGAATACGCCCCCGACAATGCGCGGGTGTACAACGAGGTGTGGCCGGTGCAGCTGACCGGGCCCACCGACGGCTCTTACAATGTGCGCGAGATCTTCGCCGAGGTCTTCGTGCCGGTTCTGCGCGACCTGCCATTCATCGACGAGTTGAACCTGGACCTGGCCTTGCGCCACTCCGACTACAACCTCGTTGGTGGGGTCAACACCTACAAGGCGTCCGTCGACTGGGCCCTGGGCGCAGGTCTTCGCGCCCGCGGCGGCTACCAGCGCGCAATCCGCGCGCCGAGCCTGGGCGAGCTCTATGCGCCGCCGGAGCGTGCGTCCGCCGCGCTGGGCTCGACCGCCATCGGCGCCGGCGATCCGTGCGATGTGGGCGGGCGCCTGCGCAACGCCGCCTTGAACCCCAACGCCGCGCAGGTTCGGGGGCTTTGCCTGGCTCAAGGCGTCGGCGCCAGCATCATCGACATCTACCGCTTCGCCGGCAGTTCGGTGGGCGGCCTGGCCTCGGGCAACGAGGCGCTGGAGGAGGAAAAGGCCAACACCATCACCGCGGGTCTAGTGTGGCAAAGCCGCTTTGACACCCCGCTCTTGCGCCGCCTGTCGGCCTCGGTCGACTACTACAATATCGAGGTGGAGGACGCGATCGGGGTGATCACCGCCCAGGTGGGCCTGTCGCGCTGCTTCAATGCCGATGGCCAGTCCAACCCCACCTATGATCCGACCAACTTCTATTGCAGCCTGACCGAGCGCAACGCCAACGGCGGCATCGAGACCCAGCGCCAGCCGACCCTCAACCTGGCCGCCTACAAGACGTCGGGCGTCGACGTCCAGGTCGACTGGGGCTTCGACCTCGCCGACATCGGCCTGGGCGACTCCGGCGCGCTCAGCTTCAATCTGATCGTGACCCGGTTGCTGGACTACAAGATCCAAAACCTCGCCGGAGCCCCGTTCCTCGACTATGCGGGGACGATCGGCAACAGCCAGATCGACAGCGGCGCCATCGGCTTCCCCGACTGGAAAGTCGCCCTGACCTCCGGTTGGCGCAAAGGTCCGCTGGAGGTTCGGCTGAGCTATCGCTGGAACGACAGCATGAGCCACTACAGCGCCGTGGGCGTGGCCAACTCGACGTTGCCCGGTGTGAAGACGCGCCAGTACTTCGATCTGGCCGCCAGCTATCAGTTCGATGAGAAGACCCGCCTTCGGGCAGGCGTCCAGAACCTGCTCGACGAGGCGCCTCCGGGCTGGGTGGGGCAGGGGGCTACTGATCTTGCGCTCTATGACCTGCTGCAGCGCCGCTACTCGATCGGCCTGACCCGCCGCTTCTAA
- a CDS encoding IclR family transcriptional regulator, whose product MRLAVAARKPGTQTRSRALDQSVMRAFSILEAVARAPAPVRLSDVAQNLALQKSTVHRLLRTLMALGYVDQEPVTDRYRPTLKAWEIGMGAVSQHPVRRAAAPFMADLHAATAETVSLTVLSGDDVLFLDKLVSPRPMRFSTGPGSRVPAPLAAGGQAILAHAPDAAAIVERVAARLLNRRDFDAAAFMDELEAIRRRGYAMSRPESDVVAIAAPIMSRDGRAAGALTISGPASRLDEPQLAKTAEALLLATARLAETVGQI is encoded by the coding sequence TTGCGGCTCGCCGTCGCCGCTCGTAAGCCAGGGACGCAGACGAGGAGCCGTGCGTTGGACCAGTCGGTGATGAGGGCGTTTTCGATCCTCGAAGCGGTGGCCAGGGCGCCGGCGCCGGTTCGACTGTCCGATGTCGCCCAGAATCTGGCGCTGCAGAAGAGCACCGTCCATCGCCTGCTGCGCACCTTGATGGCGCTCGGCTATGTCGACCAGGAGCCGGTCACCGATCGCTATCGTCCAACCCTGAAGGCGTGGGAGATCGGCATGGGCGCGGTCAGCCAGCATCCCGTGCGCCGCGCGGCTGCGCCCTTCATGGCCGATCTTCACGCCGCCACGGCCGAGACGGTGAGCCTGACCGTCCTTAGCGGGGACGACGTGCTCTTTTTGGACAAGCTTGTGTCACCCCGGCCGATGCGCTTCAGCACCGGGCCCGGCAGTCGTGTGCCGGCCCCCTTGGCGGCGGGTGGGCAAGCCATCTTGGCTCACGCGCCGGACGCCGCGGCGATCGTCGAGCGGGTCGCCGCGCGCCTGCTCAATCGGCGCGACTTCGATGCGGCCGCTTTCATGGACGAGCTGGAGGCGATCCGCCGGCGCGGCTACGCCATGTCTCGCCCCGAAAGCGACGTCGTCGCCATCGCCGCGCCCATCATGAGCCGCGATGGGCGCGCCGCCGGCGCCCTGACCATATCGGGGCCGGCCTCCCGGCTCGATGAGCCGCAGCTGGCCAAGACCGCTGAGGCCCTCCTGCTCGCCACCGCCCGCCTCGCCGAAACCGTCGGCCAAATCTAA
- a CDS encoding serine hydrolase domain-containing protein, translated as MHAGISGTLDRRQFVAAAALALGGCAGAARIDKGPGAPSARGPGRGPWAVASPQSVGLQVASLERAADQLGAAGERQGLVVVRGGRLVFERYWANPWHRDEATWGNVSFSSGKSWGGAMVGRAITQGLLKLDDRAERYHPSAQSGLRPEVTIRHLLTMTSGGTLNVKPSSRPPRRLDQPALAPSAGDEYRWQDKGETGSPPGYGRTIPAGGQFYYDGAAADHLADIVAAASGRSSHAYMMDELVRPLGCEVFAYQNEGVDRAGNIRIGGSILLSCRDMARLGQLYLDKGMWGGRQLIAADYVTQSLTPSPLNPAYGFLWWLNASGRVTGAPRDMAFAAGARGQFCFVLPSRDLVVATMGFGSAQLSADAAWAALGPALL; from the coding sequence ATGCACGCTGGGATCTCAGGGACGCTAGACCGCCGCCAATTCGTGGCAGCCGCCGCGCTCGCCCTGGGCGGCTGCGCGGGCGCCGCGCGCATTGATAAGGGGCCGGGCGCTCCGTCCGCCCGCGGTCCCGGGCGCGGGCCGTGGGCGGTCGCCTCGCCGCAGAGCGTCGGCCTGCAAGTCGCCAGCCTGGAGCGGGCGGCCGACCAACTCGGCGCGGCCGGCGAGCGCCAGGGCCTGGTCGTCGTGCGCGGCGGACGCCTCGTCTTCGAGCGTTACTGGGCCAACCCCTGGCATCGGGACGAGGCGACCTGGGGCAATGTGTCGTTCTCCTCCGGCAAGTCCTGGGGCGGGGCGATGGTCGGCCGGGCGATCACACAGGGTCTTCTGAAGCTGGACGACCGGGCCGAGCGCTATCACCCCTCGGCGCAGTCGGGCCTGCGACCGGAGGTCACCATCCGCCATCTCCTGACCATGACTTCGGGCGGCACCTTGAACGTCAAGCCAAGTTCGCGCCCGCCAAGGCGCCTCGACCAGCCGGCCTTGGCGCCGTCTGCGGGCGACGAGTATCGGTGGCAAGACAAGGGCGAGACGGGATCGCCGCCGGGCTATGGCAGGACGATCCCCGCCGGCGGCCAGTTCTATTACGACGGCGCAGCCGCCGATCATCTGGCCGATATCGTCGCCGCCGCGTCCGGACGCAGCAGCCACGCCTACATGATGGACGAGCTCGTCCGCCCTCTGGGCTGCGAGGTGTTCGCCTATCAGAACGAAGGCGTCGACAGGGCCGGCAACATCCGTATCGGCGGATCGATCCTTTTGTCGTGCCGTGACATGGCGCGACTGGGCCAGCTTTATCTGGACAAGGGAATGTGGGGCGGCAGACAGCTCATCGCCGCCGACTATGTGACCCAGTCCCTCACCCCTTCGCCGCTTAATCCGGCCTACGGCTTCTTGTGGTGGCTGAACGCCAGCGGCCGCGTGACGGGCGCCCCACGCGACATGGCTTTCGCCGCCGGGGCGCGGGGCCAGTTCTGCTTCGTCCTGCCAAGCCGCGACCTGGTGGTGGCGACCATGGGCTTTGGATCAGCTCAACTCAGCGCCGACGCCGCCTGGGCGGCGCTGGGTCCGGCCTTGCTCTAG
- a CDS encoding carboxylesterase/lipase family protein, with protein MALLTNRRGLLTGAFASGLAGFGGTGLAAALDETQVFPVAQTADGKIRGLRTGGISAFRGVPYGASTAGPNRFLPPQPVKSWIGVRDCLDFGSVAPQAPGDRRHDYADLILNDVQPGGMGEDCLVLNLWTPALDGAKRPVLVRFHGGGFYGGSSNGPGSDGEMLARFGDCVVVTVNHRLSAFGYLHLGDDGAFADAGVAGLQDLVAALGWVRTNIDRFGGDPSRVLIFGQSGGGAKVCHLMAMPSAKGLFHRAAVMSGPRLRAVEREDAAKASSELLSALGLQRGQLRQLQALPYRTILVAQMRIEAEARRRGEAPNSFAPVLGDALPRHPFDPDAPQVSAHVPLMVSTVLDERTYRERDFHMTWDGALKRFEALAGEEGPQVLSRYRQDDPNATPFILCARAVTDQTYRRGAALIAERKAAQAAKGGAAVWSYLWTQPSPAWGGRYGAPHGIDVAAAMHDVRLPLYGPTDTNRRLADALAGAFVAFAATGDPATSRLGSWPAYDPDRRATMVFGEHPAVADDPRGSFRRYWARRAQSPLPDKD; from the coding sequence ATGGCTCTGCTCACCAACCGGCGCGGCCTTCTGACCGGCGCGTTCGCCAGCGGTCTTGCCGGATTTGGCGGGACGGGCCTCGCCGCCGCGCTCGACGAGACGCAGGTCTTCCCGGTGGCGCAGACCGCCGACGGCAAGATTCGCGGCCTTCGGACCGGCGGGATCAGCGCCTTTCGCGGCGTGCCCTACGGCGCTTCGACCGCGGGCCCCAATCGCTTCTTACCGCCGCAGCCCGTAAAGTCGTGGATCGGCGTGCGCGACTGCCTAGATTTCGGCTCCGTCGCCCCCCAGGCGCCGGGCGACCGTCGACATGACTACGCCGATCTCATCCTCAATGACGTGCAGCCAGGCGGCATGGGCGAGGACTGCCTAGTCCTCAATCTTTGGACCCCGGCCCTCGACGGCGCCAAGCGGCCGGTTCTGGTACGCTTCCACGGCGGCGGCTTCTACGGCGGCTCCTCAAACGGTCCAGGCTCGGACGGGGAGATGCTGGCGCGGTTCGGCGACTGCGTTGTGGTCACCGTCAATCACCGTCTGAGCGCCTTTGGGTACCTGCACCTGGGCGACGACGGCGCCTTCGCCGACGCGGGCGTCGCGGGCCTGCAGGACCTGGTGGCGGCTCTTGGCTGGGTGCGCACGAACATTGACCGGTTCGGCGGCGATCCGTCCCGCGTCCTGATCTTCGGCCAGTCCGGAGGCGGTGCGAAGGTCTGTCATCTGATGGCCATGCCTTCGGCCAAGGGCCTCTTCCACCGCGCGGCGGTAATGAGCGGGCCACGCCTTCGCGCGGTCGAGCGCGAAGACGCGGCCAAGGCCAGCAGCGAACTGCTGTCCGCTTTGGGCCTGCAACGCGGCCAGCTGCGCCAGCTTCAGGCCCTACCGTACCGGACGATCCTCGTCGCCCAGATGCGGATCGAGGCGGAGGCGCGGCGACGCGGCGAGGCGCCCAACAGCTTCGCGCCGGTGCTCGGCGACGCCCTGCCGCGCCATCCCTTCGATCCCGACGCGCCGCAGGTCTCCGCGCACGTGCCGCTGATGGTCAGCACCGTGCTGGACGAGCGCACCTATCGCGAGCGCGATTTCCACATGACCTGGGACGGCGCGCTAAAACGCTTCGAGGCCTTAGCGGGTGAAGAGGGGCCGCAAGTGCTTTCCCGCTACCGCCAGGATGATCCGAACGCCACGCCCTTCATTCTCTGCGCCCGCGCCGTGACCGACCAGACCTATAGGCGCGGCGCGGCGCTGATCGCCGAGCGTAAGGCCGCCCAGGCGGCCAAGGGCGGCGCTGCGGTCTGGAGCTATCTTTGGACGCAACCCAGCCCCGCATGGGGCGGCCGCTACGGCGCCCCGCACGGCATCGATGTGGCCGCCGCCATGCATGACGTCCGCCTGCCGCTCTACGGGCCTACTGACACGAACCGCCGCCTCGCCGATGCCTTGGCGGGCGCCTTCGTCGCCTTTGCGGCCACCGGCGATCCAGCCACCTCGCGGCTTGGTTCGTGGCCGGCCTACGATCCCGACCGCCGGGCCACCATGGTCTTCGGCGAACATCCGGCCGTGGCCGACGATCCGCGCGGCTCGTTTCGCCGCTACTGGGCGCGACGCGCGCAAAGCCCCCTTCCCGACAAAGACTAA
- a CDS encoding carboxylesterase/lipase family protein, with protein MPAYAPSRRLILGAAFAAAGAGLARAGDETLVETAQGRYRGRVENGVHVFKGMRYGASTQGAGRFMPPRPAEAFAGVRDALDYGDQAPQIPSALASTQAMSEDCLRINVWTPQAARTSRRPVMVWFHGGGFEAGSGASPVYDGTRMARRGDVVVCTINHRLNVLGFCDLSSADPDWARSGNVGYLDLIEALKWVRANIEAFGGDPDNVTIYGQSGGGRKVSVCFAGSEAPGLFHKGIVQSGSHLLVQTPDQAATLSDALMKTLSAATPRALQDVPLRDLIIAQRKVIGAAGYRFEPVMDGVSFSAHPFIPDAPRATAKVPMLVGTTQTELSNQLGRDPTIYGIDETQLAGRLMRFLPPGDVAEAITVFKTSAPQATPAELFFRITSWRSYIKNAVLMAERRDALNGADNPTWMYQLTWRSPAEGGRRLSQHTLDLPFMFDNVDKVPHLTGPQSDATRAMTQMMAEAWLAFAHTGDPNHPGLPSWRSYDLKRRSTMLFDVPAQLENDPFRVERQFMSRYEPVRATASDGA; from the coding sequence ATGCCCGCCTACGCGCCCTCTCGCCGCCTGATTCTCGGCGCCGCCTTCGCCGCCGCCGGCGCCGGCCTCGCCCGGGCCGGCGACGAGACCTTGGTGGAGACGGCGCAGGGCCGCTATCGCGGCCGCGTGGAGAACGGCGTCCATGTCTTCAAGGGCATGCGCTACGGCGCCTCGACCCAAGGGGCGGGACGCTTCATGCCGCCGAGGCCCGCCGAGGCCTTCGCCGGCGTACGCGACGCGCTTGATTACGGTGATCAGGCCCCTCAGATCCCAAGCGCCCTGGCTTCGACGCAGGCCATGAGCGAGGACTGCCTGCGCATCAACGTGTGGACGCCTCAGGCGGCGCGGACGTCCAGACGGCCGGTGATGGTGTGGTTCCACGGCGGCGGCTTCGAGGCCGGCTCTGGCGCGAGCCCGGTCTATGACGGGACGCGGATGGCCAGGCGCGGCGATGTCGTGGTCTGCACGATCAACCATCGCCTCAACGTGCTGGGCTTTTGCGATCTGTCTTCGGCCGACCCAGACTGGGCCCGCTCGGGCAATGTCGGCTACCTGGACCTGATCGAAGCCCTCAAATGGGTGCGGGCCAACATCGAAGCCTTTGGCGGCGATCCCGACAACGTGACGATCTACGGCCAATCCGGCGGCGGCCGAAAGGTGAGCGTCTGCTTCGCCGGGTCGGAGGCGCCTGGCCTCTTCCACAAAGGGATCGTCCAATCAGGCTCGCACCTGTTGGTGCAGACGCCCGACCAGGCCGCAACCTTGAGCGACGCGCTGATGAAGACCCTTTCGGCCGCGACGCCCCGGGCGCTGCAGGACGTCCCCTTGCGGGACCTGATCATCGCGCAGCGCAAGGTGATCGGCGCCGCGGGCTATCGGTTCGAGCCGGTCATGGACGGGGTCTCCTTTTCGGCCCACCCGTTCATTCCCGACGCTCCGCGCGCGACCGCCAAGGTCCCGATGCTGGTGGGGACTACCCAGACGGAGCTGTCCAATCAGCTCGGCCGCGACCCGACCATATACGGCATCGACGAGACTCAACTCGCCGGGCGGCTGATGCGGTTCCTGCCGCCCGGCGACGTCGCAGAAGCGATTACGGTGTTCAAGACGTCAGCGCCGCAAGCGACGCCTGCCGAGCTCTTCTTCCGCATCACTTCCTGGCGTTCCTACATCAAGAACGCCGTACTGATGGCCGAGCGACGCGACGCACTGAACGGTGCGGACAACCCAACCTGGATGTACCAGCTTACCTGGCGTTCGCCCGCTGAGGGCGGGCGGCGTCTAAGCCAGCACACCCTCGACCTGCCGTTCATGTTCGACAATGTCGACAAGGTCCCGCACCTGACGGGGCCACAGAGCGACGCGACCCGTGCTATGACCCAAATGATGGCTGAGGCATGGCTCGCCTTCGCCCATACGGGCGACCCCAACCACCCTGGCCTTCCCTCCTGGCGTTCCTACGACCTCAAGCGCCGTTCAACGATGCTGTTCGACGTACCCGCCCAGCTAGAGAACGATCCGTTCAGGGTGGAACGGCAGTTCATGTCGCGTTACGAGCCGGTCCGCGCCACTGCAAGCGACGGCGCCTGA
- a CDS encoding aminotransferase class III-fold pyridoxal phosphate-dependent enzyme, translating into MDWTNSKDRALRERAMAVIPNGMYGHQSVMLLPDDYPQFFKGGRGAHLWDVDGNRYLDFLCGYGPNLFGYGHEGIDNAYVARMREGDTLTGPGEAMVELAEAMTRQVTHADWAMFCKNGTDATTMALMTARNHTRKNTIVLAKGAYHGAAPWCTPLKFGVAPSDRANQIFYEYNDVESLEAAVRAAGTDLAAIFASPIKHDTFVDQQNPSVEYAKRARELCDEHDALLIVDDVRAGFRLARDCSWSRVGVQPDLSTWGKAIANGHPISALLGSDKARFAAAMIYVTGSFWFSTAPMAAALETLRLIRETDYLERTQALGLRLRQGLDEAAGRHGFGLRQTGPAELPLIMFEDDEHLSKGYFWNEQLLKRGVYFHPWHNMFICAAMTDADIDFAVEAGDEAFKLLKAAGPLEPVAKLQFLHQVMAEQEG; encoded by the coding sequence ATGGACTGGACCAACAGCAAGGACCGAGCGCTGCGCGAGCGCGCCATGGCGGTGATTCCCAACGGGATGTACGGCCACCAGTCGGTGATGCTTTTGCCCGATGACTATCCGCAGTTCTTCAAGGGGGGGCGCGGCGCGCACCTGTGGGATGTGGACGGCAACCGATACCTGGACTTCTTGTGCGGCTACGGCCCCAACCTGTTCGGCTACGGTCATGAGGGCATCGACAACGCCTACGTCGCCCGCATGAGAGAGGGCGACACCCTCACCGGGCCGGGCGAGGCGATGGTCGAACTGGCCGAGGCGATGACCCGCCAGGTGACCCACGCCGACTGGGCGATGTTCTGCAAGAACGGCACCGACGCCACCACCATGGCGCTGATGACGGCGCGCAACCACACGCGCAAGAACACCATCGTCCTGGCCAAAGGCGCCTATCACGGGGCGGCGCCGTGGTGCACGCCGCTGAAGTTCGGCGTCGCGCCTTCGGACCGCGCCAATCAGATTTTCTACGAGTACAACGACGTCGAGAGCCTGGAAGCGGCCGTGCGGGCCGCCGGGACCGATCTGGCGGCGATCTTCGCCTCGCCGATCAAGCATGACACCTTCGTCGATCAGCAGAACCCGAGCGTCGAATACGCCAAGCGCGCCCGCGAGCTCTGCGACGAGCATGACGCTCTGCTGATCGTCGACGATGTGCGGGCGGGCTTCCGCCTGGCGCGCGATTGCAGCTGGTCGCGGGTGGGCGTGCAGCCTGATCTTTCGACCTGGGGCAAGGCCATCGCCAACGGCCATCCGATCTCGGCGTTGCTGGGCTCTGACAAGGCGCGGTTCGCCGCGGCGATGATCTATGTCACCGGCTCGTTCTGGTTCTCCACCGCGCCCATGGCTGCGGCCCTGGAGACCCTGCGCCTGATCCGCGAGACCGACTATCTGGAGCGCACCCAGGCGCTGGGCCTTCGCCTGCGCCAGGGCCTGGATGAGGCGGCCGGCCGCCACGGCTTTGGTCTGCGCCAGACCGGCCCGGCCGAGCTGCCGCTGATCATGTTCGAGGACGATGAGCACCTGTCCAAGGGCTACTTCTGGAACGAGCAGCTCCTGAAGCGAGGCGTCTACTTCCATCCCTGGCACAACATGTTCATCTGCGCGGCCATGACCGATGCGGACATCGACTTCGCGGTCGAAGCCGGCGATGAGGCGTTCAAGCTGCTCAAGGCCGCCGGCCCCCTGGAGCCGGTCGCCAAGCTGCAGTTCCTGCATCAGGTCATGGCCGAGCAGGAGGGCTGA
- a CDS encoding carbohydrate kinase family protein, which yields MTKSLMCVGLTTLDVTGRAIDALPSGEGTTLVEGIAVNPAGTAAGAALIAARLGLDVSLLGAVGDDFTGRCVRLGLEEGSVRLDHLAVLAGFPTSTTILAVDSQGRRPNFHALGAGLFAEVNDAAVKAAGGSDFVHYGGIGGPKLDGGEGARLLKAAKAGGAVVTLDIISPQPTARQELERLAPHVDYLLPSAEEARHLTGQEDLAAAAEELAALGPRGVFIKDGPRGVVVRLAGETTRLPAHEIRPVDTTSCGDAFCAAFVRGLAQSMPPLEAARFATAAAALVAQGLGVYGALKDFDAVVTAMHDLPLRG from the coding sequence ATGACCAAGAGCCTGATGTGCGTGGGACTGACCACGCTGGACGTGACGGGACGGGCCATCGACGCCCTGCCAAGCGGTGAGGGAACCACCCTCGTCGAAGGCATCGCGGTCAATCCGGCCGGGACTGCGGCGGGCGCGGCTTTGATCGCCGCGCGCCTGGGCCTGGACGTCTCTTTGCTTGGCGCGGTGGGCGATGACTTCACCGGTCGCTGCGTGCGGTTAGGCCTCGAGGAAGGCTCTGTTCGCCTGGACCACCTGGCGGTGCTGGCCGGCTTTCCGACCTCAACCACGATCCTGGCTGTCGACAGCCAGGGACGCCGACCCAATTTCCATGCCCTGGGCGCGGGCCTGTTCGCCGAGGTCAACGACGCCGCCGTCAAGGCGGCCGGCGGAAGCGACTTCGTCCACTATGGCGGCATCGGCGGCCCCAAGCTCGACGGCGGGGAAGGCGCGCGCCTCCTGAAGGCGGCCAAGGCGGGCGGCGCGGTCGTCACCTTGGACATCATCTCGCCGCAGCCCACCGCCCGCCAGGAGCTGGAGCGTCTGGCGCCGCACGTGGACTACCTGCTGCCAAGCGCCGAGGAGGCCCGTCATCTGACTGGCCAGGAGGATCTCGCCGCGGCGGCGGAAGAGTTGGCGGCCCTGGGTCCTCGAGGCGTCTTCATCAAGGACGGCCCGCGCGGCGTGGTGGTTCGCCTGGCGGGCGAGACCACGCGCCTGCCTGCCCATGAGATCCGTCCGGTCGACACCACCAGTTGCGGCGACGCCTTCTGCGCGGCTTTCGTACGGGGACTGGCTCAGTCCATGCCGCCGCTGGAGGCGGCCCGGTTCGCCACGGCAGCGGCGGCCCTCGTCGCCCAGGGCCTGGGCGTCTACGGCGCCCTGAAGGATTTCGACGCCGTGGTCACAGCCATGCACGATCTTCCCCTGAGAGGCTGA